aaattatcATTAATACTTATTAATTCCatcattttaattaaaaattcatAAATTATTTCACTTTTTATATATCGAAAacctttatttttaatatatatcatattatttttactgTATTTTTGCATATGCATTAAATAGCTACATATTTCTTCGTTTGAAAATTGTAGATTCTCAAAAATACCTTTTTTGCTTATATAAATTACCCCATCATCAATTTCGTTTGTTTCTTTTTCAGAATAATTCAAACCCTCTTTAATCAATTTACATCCTTCACTTTGTCCATATAATGCTTCACTATGTACAAgcaaataatatgaaaaaaataattctatattattaaaaatggttGCTTTTTCACTTAATATTATCTTCTCCTTACATAAACCCATAATAGACaatgtttttattaaatcATCATTAAATGGTATCGAattcgttttttttaaattacacATTCCATTTTCCATTTCTTGAGAATATAATTTCTTTTCTATATCactattaatataatattttgaaaaaaatgatttaagACAAATTGCTAATGTTCCATCTACATCGTTCATTAATATgttataagttttatttGTAGTACATAATACAACATCATTAAATCGTCCTAAATTTGtgcataatttatatataatatgatttatatctttattttctgaaaaaattaaatttattttatattttttaattttttctaaatttaaattattattatgactATTTAATtcgaaaaaattatttttatcttcatttttaaacATGTTGGAATTAGACATATGAGTAGAATTGTTGTCATTTCCTGATGTTCCTTTATCATTTGATGTAAGACTATAATTATGATTTGTTATAAACTCATTatattcttttatatatttattaaacattttaaaataaatatcacctgaattgttaataatattttttaattcatcatTAATACAAATTAATAGCCAttgatcatttatattttttaatgtttttgataaatatatttgccATATTTCATCTTCTTCAATATCTTCTTTTTCGTTTTCCTCAATGAAatcttctcttttttttccactttttgTTATacttaaaacattttttacaGTAGTATTAATTATAGGGCTATTAGCAAATGTTAATGATTTGTCTGCAATATCACAAACctcataaatataattgcacACATTATAAATACTATTATTACTTTTCTTACTTAATATATctaattcattattatattttttataaaaatttggataagtagtatattttaatatgcatatattttcatttttagaCATTTCATTAATTACCCCATCAATTATATGTGCCGAAACAAATAACTTAGgtactttttttaatttatttatatccttaattaaatttttttgaacTTTTATTTCATCTTGAAAACTATAATGCCATTCCATATAAGCCCATAAATAATCTATTTcgtatacatatttttctctttctattgtacttttttttttagtctCTTTTTGAATAAATTGATTTTTTTGCAAATTAAACCCGCTTTCCTCTTCTTTTCCCAATTTATCAATgcttataatatttttttcttcagcTAAAAAATCAGAAAAATCCGCTTGAATATCTAATAGAGTCAAAGAATAGTCATTTTTCTTATCATAGGGCTTTTTCAAGGGAACAATTTCACATCCATTTTCGAAATACTATgtaagcaaaaaaaaaaaaaaaattttaaatgttttaaaatataggaaagaaatgcatatatgtacatacaCATTTACACACACCTTTTACACATTAACCATACGTAATATGTTAAactataaatatttacaaaaaatataataggacaattttcatatatcaaaaattaataaaaatatataaactatTCAACAGTTCATAATATacacaaataaattaaatgtatttttaaatgaaaGATCATTACCCATTTATATGATTTAGCTTCaaacatgttttttttttcttcgtATTCTCAAAGTTccttatattatatataattattacttCTAATTAACTATGACTTGACTATAatcataattaaaaaattatttcataTGTAATTTCAATTAAAATGCtgaattatatatgcattctcattgataaaatataatgcTTTCCTTTTTTCTACtcctttatatataaatatagtgtagcttaaaataaaaattaaaatgcaTATTTAcgctcttttaatatatctatacacctttttatatgcataaaatctataaaaaaatatttttatgctttGTATCCTTATTACATtaaatcgaaaaaaaaagcgaaaaaaaaacattaaagatataaaagctttaattcatatatgttaaaatttgctataatattttaatatttttttatcctaTATCGAGatcaaatttaattatagCATCTGCACATCCTTAAATCGCACATGAAGAGTATCTTTTTTTCCCcataattaaaaaagttCCAATAATATCTTACTACAATTATTTTAATGtttacaaaatatatcattCGAAATTATCttataatatgtaaatattattatgaaatCCCTTCTCAAAACGCGTGTATATTTGTAAtacacattttatatatagaaaGAAATACATAGAGATAAAATTTACCATTATCATTAGAAAACTACTTTTGAACCCGATAAAGTAAAATTATGATGATCcacatattttttcatgattttaatatttattaaaattcacaaaaaaaattttaaaatacaaaaaatataaaccgCGTTCTTCATAATGTTCATCTAGGACATTTTGAGAGATACATAAAAAagaatttaaatataaagttAATTATccaaataattcaaataaataaataatatataatattcaaAAACATTCAAATATgcatttaattatattatttatataatcctTTTTATTAAACACATTAATGCtttcattatattataaaatatttgctaaataaatatatggcaaaaaaacaaaaaaacataCACGTATCTACAGATATAtcgttgaaaaaaaaacctTTAAttctatatacataataCGTTGTAAACTGAACAAAAGGCTTAAAACAATCataaattttctttattattttatccattttttttcaattatcATATATTCGTCACAAAACTTTAGGGTGAATCCTCATTGTCACAAAATTCAATCATAGGATCCACAATATTCTCATGAATTGATGGCTTGAACTTACCCCTAGGTCTTTCTTTTAAATTCCAATAATCATATACATCATCGTGCTTGCATAGATACAAAATTTTTTGATCTATCGATTTATTACTGACTACACACATTACGACATCCCCTACTTTTACATTATTAAATTGTGCAACCGATGATGGTGTGCAAGCTATTCCCTTTCTTGTGCTATTCAATTTAAAAACACAATTTAAGATAGATTTACTTACTAACATGGCTTCTATTATATTTCCTCTTTTTGCTAAATCCACAGGCAATTTATAACGAGAATTAAGAAAACAATAATTTACAAAATCTTTTGATTTTTCCAATACTTCTTTCTTAGATACTAATTTATcaaatattttgtaaataggtagtaaatatttaacattttttaaagcaTAAATAATGGAAATTTTACTTAATGGTCTTATTTcccatattttttcatttttatacatttctttttttatattatttaagcAATCATCTTTAACTCCTAAATAATCGTGTAAAAGGTTTAAAAAActtatttgatatatatcattttctttttttttttccaataaAAGCATATGTGCTCTTAACGTATCATAAACATTTTCAAACTTTATATCTAACTGGTTATATAAAGCCGAACTGTCTTCTCTACAATCATGAATCACTTtcaatgtttttttattttcaattatCTTTTTTACACTGTTTATAACTGACTTGTTTAATAAATcgaatatataatatttctcAAACACTTTATCTTTCTTTTCAATTTCAGTATATATTTgcattaaacatattttaccATATCGCCCTAAATTCGTTCCTTCAAAATCTACTGCAATAATGtcattactatttatttcatCAGCTGCTTCTTCTccttcattttcattttctataaCCTTAATGTCTTTATATTTGTTCGGGGAATCTTTGTTTGCTAATTTGGTTTtaatattatctttattatatttacaaCTTATTTCATCATCCTTTTTTTGTGAAATACCTGTTCCATAAAATTGCTTACCCTTTCGAACAgtatttgcattttttatatttttcagaAAAATACTTTGAATTGTATTATTTAAAACGAAATTATATTTGGAGATTGTATATAcgttattatatgtatattttattattttcattcccctttaataaaattcatacaaaaaaataataaaataaaatcataatattttaatacatattaatataaagaaCATATCACTTTTTCTACAAAGCTAGCTGTTGCTTagataatgtatatatttagctccttttttacatttttcacatattttccatttttttctataaaaaatattcaggATATTATTCGATTTAAATGGTTATTCTATGATACAAATCGATGTTATGGgttaccaaaaaaaaaaaaatatggaaataaGATATATGGCTatctaaaaatattaatatattgtatacaaaaaagttatattaaaaaattaatgtattattaatgcaaaaatgtatatattttttttataaaagcTAGCTGTAGCAATataaagtgaaaaaaaatattaacatgtAAGGTCGTTatgctaattttttttttttttctctctaTATCGTTTATTTTAGCTACTTGCacacaaataatataatttaccacccaaaaaaaatattaatacaaaaaaaagacGCAAAATTGTTTAAGGAATaggttatatatttattttattaaaaaatttattatttgtattttttttaatttaattaaccTTTATTTCTATAACATTAAGTAACaccttatatatatttttttactatttaaaacttttaatgtgtatattttaaaaaagagAATATATTCGATATGATATATAATCACCGAAATATATTCTCTATTTATGATTGTTTtatgttaattttattatttgtttcttCTCTTTTcccatttatttaatttggaTTAAACTTTTAATCTGGTTGTACTCCTTAACCATCGTAGATATCATAATACACTGcacacatataatatatatgcatattaaacCCTCAAACCATTTttgataattattataaaaaaaaacatattatttttaaattttcattttcatattCGTGTTCtatgatttattttaacTAATATACCTTCtattttaaaacatattttattgatatttttttaaatggagGAAACAAGTTGCATTCCAGCctataaaaacataaatgtCGACGAGTTGTACAGACAACACGAAGACTATGCATTTGTTAATGATATAATAGCCAAACCATTTTTTTATGACCCGTATTTTAAGCAAGAGCCTATGGGACCTTATATTAAGGAATATTATCAGAGTTATAAATCCAATACGACTATGAAGAATTCTGTATATTCACCAGTTATTATGTCAcaacaaaaattaaatagGCAATGCAATCCATTTGTATCGTATCCATACGGTGTTCCCGTGGGTATAGAATATCAAATATGTTCCAAAtgtaaatgtaaaaaaagtAACAGAACTAAAAAGAATGAAGATAAAAACGATCAGAAGAACCAAACATCAAAGAAAAGTTTCGAAAATAATTCCATACTTTCAGTTTCAAATTCATACGATGAGAACATTACCAATACTCATACATATGCTAATAAAGAATGCTGTTTTGATACATTTGACGAAATATCTATTACAAAATTTTCAATGGAAAGCGGTGACATGATACCACTTGGAATTAATAATCATGAAAAATTCCTCTCAAATAACTTGGAAACAATATATTTGGAGGAATCTAAAGAAAGCAAAGATCATAAAAAATTTCTAGATATACGTGACGAAAGTACTGTCAAAAAAAGTGACAATCTATTTGAAATTTGTGATCATGATTACAGATTGAAGTATTATCCTAATAGTAATGAAAATGGATATACACTCCCAAAGGAAGAAATCGaaacaaattataagaaAGAAATTCCAAAGTACAATAATATTCATTTCAATAGTAATGATCACAATAAATATAGcctaaatgaaaaatattttaacacAGACAATTCCGATTTGGAAAAGTATTCTTTTCCATATACACCAGAAAAAAGAAATGCAAAACAACAAAATGATACTCAAAGAAgtataaatgaaaaacaaCAAAATGATAGTCAAAGAATTAGAAGTGAAAAACAACAAAATGATACTCAAAGAAGTAGGAGTGAAAAACACATAGACAAACATAATGATAGTGAAAAAAGGCATCAaattaatgaagaaaaaataaagaataaaaaaagtaaagaatgtgaaataataaaaaaaaatcgggACACTATAGATGATGATACGAATGAAAATTTTAGTTCAgaacaaataaaaacatCAAATATTAAAGAAACAAGTACAATGAATAATTTAAAGCAAGGGGGAAATCCAAAATACTCTACAAAACAGGTCAAAATATGTGAAGATgaaaacattttaaataaatacagTGTTATAAatagtttaaaaaaaaaaacagtgtcaaaagaaaatataaaacaaatacaaaaaaattcaCATGATATtcaagaaaatgaaataaataaaaatgtggaATCTTATGGTAGGGTttgtaaatttaataattctaaaaaTGAAATTCCAAAAAAAGGTGtcataacaataaaaaaggGTAAAGTAGGACATATTAGAAATGAGACATCTTTGGtgaatgaaaattataataaaaattctcATTCTTCGTCAAAAAAAATGCCAATGAAACATAGAAAATCTTTTATTGAAAAAGATAAtactataataaaaaagaaaggTGATAAAAAAGAACTTAATCATGGAAGATCAAAATTAGCTATTTCTAGAACCAAATCACTTAAAGTAAAAAGAGGTGGTACTATAAGTTTTCCACCAAAAAATTCTAGTTTATttcaaagaaaaaaaagcatTTTGAGTAAACAGAAATCTATGATGGAAACaccatttaaaaaacaaaacacTATGTcgttaaaaagaaaaaaaacattatcCAAATTAAATTCTACAAAGCAACCATACAAAATTTtcttaaacaaaaaaaaagttatatgCACACAAAAAAGTACTCATGGATTAgataataagaaaaataaaaatttggaaCCCAATTCTAAAAAAATGCTTTCAAGATCAAAAACAAAGGTTTATGTTGATAATGATACGAAAGTTTTCAAAAAAGTTGATGTTAAAATggtttcaaaaaatatattcaatcCAAATTTATCTATAGAAACTTACAATAATAGTGGAactgataataaaaaaggagaCAGTGTTGTTTCTCAAAATACGTTGAATGATAAATTAGACAATAATTTGAATAAGGTTGATAGTATATCGTCAAAAAATAGAGGAGAAAATggaatcataaaaaaaaaactagaTAATTCTAACGTAAACAAGATGAGTAACATCTCTATGAGAAATAGGTTAGACACTAATTCCATCAGAAATAAAGTAAAgaataagaaaaaagaatTATTTGACAACATTATATCTTTAACTAAAAACATGAAAGATCAGccattaaaaaagaaatacaACGATAATATAGACCCAAGGGATTTGCTATCCTTAGAATCTAACAATAGTTCCGATACACATTTTTAAGAATTTGAATTAAACGCtatatattatgatttcTCGTTGAGGTATTGTATGTGGGAAAACAAATAAGGGAATATgaaacaaattaatataacTAATGACCcgatatataaacaaaatgaaaatgtcCATATGAAATACCTTGTATGCTAACATTTTCTTTTACTTTTTTCATGCtcaatattatacatatttattttttagtgtgcatcatttttttaatttaccAGTTTGATACATTTTCCGATAacaaacatatataataagattaacattattttaatttatttttttttctttttctcaATGTACTCGTTTTAATAAATGCATCTGTTAAATGCACGACATTTGCAAAATGGTATATACTGTGGTTGAAATAATCGCATGAAATAATCGCATGAAATAATCGCATGAAATAAGGGGAATGCCAAAGCTCTTAGTTTAATATGAATACTCAATAAATTCCCGTCATATGACGATTATATGAGCCCCACATAAGGCATGAAACTATTTCCTtaataaacaatatattaaCTATACCGTTATAAATGTCTAgctaaaattttatatactttatgaTGTATGGGTGTCTGTAGCTATTAATAAGACAAAgttaaaacaataatatatttatttaatgttaatatttaaatagttaaaaaatattggatataaaatataaaaattgtcaATCAGAGGTTcgatgatattaaaaaagaaaatgcgtgtatgtaaatatacatattcttGAGGAAAGGCAAATAAATTCAATTAttaaacatttatatttctttttcttattttccatttgaataataattatattttttttaaacaaaataacaaatgaaatacaacaaattaaaaagaaaaaataggCCATCatgtttacatatatatgccAAACTGCTCTATAACACGTGTATGGTTCACGTCATATAATgctacaaaaaaaaattataacatatgAAACTGtgatatatacatatatttaatagcACAAATAGGGGGAATATATAGCTTTTTAAAAACGCTATATCCCacttattattatcattattttattaataattattccTTCTCAACACGCTTAGTAGTATGCACATACATCGATTTTtgtgaattatttttaatgaagattttaaaatatatgggTATTAAATTTGCTTATGTACAAACTAGTATACAATTTTAGGTTCtctttttcataaataaGGGATATAGTTGCGCACATAAAGCATGGGCATATGGagaacaataaaaaatataagtaatatttatatgtgttTGAAAAGATTGTTAAGATAATCCATAGTAACTAAAGTAATCATAGCATGTGGAGCTATACGAACATAATAAGTACCATAACTGGCATAGAAAATTGAAATTCCTccttttttgtataatttataaGAACAATCaagcatatttttatagggCATTTTATTAGTAACTGGATCAACTTTCATTTTTTGCATACAAGTTTTAACAAAATCAAAAGGTAAACTCATTGTAACAGCAAAAAAACCACTGATAACACTAGCTACTAAATTTGTTTTCATACCAACTCCTAAATATTTCTCTAAATATTCTTTTGATTGATCATATGTAGATAACATACCCAAATTTAATGACATAGCTCTAGCAATAGTTGGAACGGATCCTTTCCATAATGAACATATTCCTTCTTCTTTTGTTATTCTATATATAGCGTTAAATACACCAGTATAATTcctttttaattcttttggTAATGTATTATCAGCTTGAAGTCTAATTAATGATAAATCTGCTGGATTTCCTAAAAATGCACCTATTCCTCCAGCTGCTAATGCACaaacacattttttataaaaggGTAATGGTTCACCTTCATTTTTTACTATATCTGAAAAAGTACGAAATAAACCTAATCTTCCTGTTGTATATATTACCTGTCTAGTTAAACCTGCATCTAATCCTTTATATAATGATAACACACCTTCatcttttataatattttttgctaTAACAAATGGATTTTTTATTGCATTTTTTCCTTCTGCATTTAATTGAATTCTTACTTTTACCATATCAAGGGGTTGGATACAAAAAGTTGCAAACATTCCACTCATACCCCCAATACAAAATGGTTTAATTTTACTAATAAtacttttttcattatttacattttttatttttttcatatcaGAACTAGAGCTAGATTCAAGATCATATGCCGCTATATcattattcattttgtttatatatgccaaaattttttttaaatttatattattttataaattgttatttatttttatttttttcttattatatttattaccaATGCTTACAAAGTTatgatgttttttttttttcttctcaCTTTTTCAATATTCCCtttgaatatttataataatcgTAAATTGAGGGGGGAGgggggaaaaaatatatacatttccTAAAGCTAATATTACTGtaaaataatgtatatacagCATATGTATGTACACTTATATTACATACATTGATGGAATGATACAACTAAATAAAGGagtattttataaatatattcgcaaaaatataaataattaaatggtaaaaataatatgcatgtatataaaataaacaaaaaaatatgaataataaattaatttaagaaatgaataaaacatgaaacattttaaataaatataataaaaatcgtTGTAATAATGTACACTTATATAATCTCACATTCATTTGAATGGATAGCCCTGACACGTGTTTCCTTTTCtcattatcttttttttttaattccctTTCAATATAAAATGCCCaccaatttaaaaataaaattttgatatttccatggaattattattataaatgagcaaaaaaaatcaaatagtTAAATAAGTTAtcgtatataaaaatatgtgcatatacatgcatatattaatttgggGCATATCCATAATAAAGCACATGcccaaattaaaaaaaaaaaaaaaaaaaaaaaaaaaaagttaagtTCTTACATAGGTATATATTCTTAAATATTTCTCCAGTATATAAGTGTTGTCAttaatttaacaaaaaaaaaaataaaaaaatgaatgaataaatgaatgaataaatgaatgaatgaatgaatgaatgaatgaatgaatgaatgaatgaatgaatgaatgaatgaatgaatgaatgaatgaatgaatgaatgaatgaatgaatgaatgaatgaatgaatgaatgaatgaatgaatgaatgaatgaatgaatgaatgaatgaatgaatgaatgaatgaatgaatgaatgaatgaatgaatgaatgaatgaatgaatgaatgaatgaatgaatgaatgaatgaatgaatgaatgaatgaatgaatgaatgaatgaatgaatgaataaatgaatgaataaatgaatgaataaatgaatgaataaataaataagggCGATCATAATATGCAAAATTTGTAAACACATAATTGGGAATGTATACAATAATAAGACAAACAAATAGTTATATTGTCACTTAATTTGATGGAAGtttgtaaaaaatgttatattcccatttataaaaatatatagaatttATTTGCTATTGCATAATGTATAtactaattaaataataacataaaaacaTCTTTTATGCTTGTAAGTAAAAGTGTTGCACCAAAAATTGAagacaaatataaatatttcatttttccaTATTTCTTAAAATTGGGATATA
This genomic window from Plasmodium yoelii strain 17X genome assembly, chromosome: 7 contains:
- a CDS encoding exonuclease, putative, translating into MKIIKYTYNNVYTISKYNFVLNNTIQSIFLKNIKNANTVRKGKQFYGTGISQKKDDEISCKYNKDNIKTKLANKDSPNKYKDIKVIENENEGEEAADEINSNDIIAVDFEGTNLGRYGKICLMQIYTEIEKKDKVFEKYYIFDLLNKSVINSVKKIIENKKTLKVIHDCREDSSALYNQLDIKFENVYDTLRAHMLLLEKKKENDIYQISFLNLLHDYLGVKDDCLNNIKKEMYKNEKIWEIRPLSKISIIYALKNVKYLLPIYKIFDKLVSKKEVLEKSKDFVNYCFLNSRYKLPVDLAKRGNIIEAMLVSKSILNCVFKLNSTRKGIACTPSSVAQFNNVKVGDVVMCVVSNKSIDQKILYLCKHDDVYDYWNLKERPRGKFKPSIHENIVDPMIEFCDNEDSP
- a CDS encoding dicarboxylate/tricarboxylate carrier, putative; protein product: MNNDIAAYDLESSSSSDMKKIKNVNNEKSIISKIKPFCIGGMSGMFATFCIQPLDMVKVRIQLNAEGKNAIKNPFVIAKNIIKDEGVLSLYKGLDAGLTRQVIYTTGRLGLFRTFSDIVKNEGEPLPFYKKCVCALAAGGIGAFLGNPADLSLIRLQADNTLPKELKRNYTGVFNAIYRITKEEGICSLWKGSVPTIARAMSLNLGMLSTYDQSKEYLEKYLGVGMKTNLVASVISGFFAVTMSLPFDFVKTCMQKMKVDPVTNKMPYKNMLDCSYKLYKKGGISIFYASYGTYYVRIAPHAMITLVTMDYLNNLFKHI